One Bombus pyrosoma isolate SC7728 linkage group LG7, ASM1482585v1, whole genome shotgun sequence genomic window carries:
- the LOC122569124 gene encoding vacuolar protein sorting-associated protein 8 homolog, whose product MAENGLGSDAGSQEYLATEVINLDIEELDNTEYAIPAVEELPSLESILTEPDCASLSGTDDDFGLTSGEKLGSSETTSVGSHLSLNSLNKSNKASQPTSSGAILRHVILKGISSQIISASEKVNAGLASAVAAGGNMLVVGTSHGLVLGFDSSQTLRWCDQEARHQGSVSALCFNHDGSRILAGFARGHILMIDSSNGKVLRTLTDVHPLDTAVLHVKFTDSPKVALCSDSGGSVFELNFTRVMGVRGCDSRCLFSGSRGEVCTLEPLLLNHLPSHALKNYTLVAMATLSKVIVVCIRPRMRVVLTHPLSGAPIAPPQLSWQLVVIQAADASRVIDPVLALARDDVVHFYQVCTEAGSRVKLSPLRRMTLPYTISNLRWLNPRSLAVLDTQERLHLLDVRAQDNLETLDMSRVGISYASSHFKGLSTGGNVSKAMALAGERACYNTVVTFGTQLLLLGTKSLHVVCIRTWTERLRHLTMQRRYPEALALGLSFYQDKGKAVVGLRGSKQRRKQIARDKVCQVLIQYMEELNHCLADENAEFEIVTTCVDYCIQLENTDLLFGKLWDLVSESEGLKASYLHALENPLLDGSLRPRLPPLIAQQLVTLYDQEEKVDSLQAIIVLLDVDCLDIHQVTTLCRQRGLWEALIHLQTTALGDFTASIHQLVPILQNMLTNSKDSLTRDSIQLGNALLVYASCCLAGRGFPRDELPEGMSQRAKTDVLRALLSQHSSLANDTERQYPYLRTLLQFDAKGFLDVIAIAFQEPEFTSEMGLRQRQRLIDILLNIVMPSTPLSPRNPDYITDEQRNLVLIFIANEVAENTVNLEPSMLNKMIEILCTDSSMGSSNELKTDKESAILGLLRSKKLRNISDNTLLNLAERANFMRVAELLYSARENWIAVCKCMILHPSRHHDIWLWLKHLSSNSLQLVIMANAVALVGINANQFAMLIATHLQNNVSEILQILENTPTLQYTLLEALYQIVQYKEEDIMLELTTEMLEKYLELMCKLQPDHVVEHIQGFHGCRLNEALQIVQKANHKDAEAVMLEKLGNYQDAFDILLKEFQNNLELYRQNKVSENASIHSAIQLAGICRRSAGNLDWMPLVETILQTHSNSTNKEVEKLSGKLLRIALEFLSGTTALSTVLEQILKHPLATSGTIGDIRKLLSGVLTHSRYEQTLVETTARLVSLELHKALKKSLRDAGRACASVSVICSICRHLLSQCTEYIIVFSCGHGFHSECLGEPKSCYKCLKSKGWAPIVTNITHTTKSFHEHKQILPPEFMRNKDLSLRLAPPTSLPDLEGIF is encoded by the exons ATGGCTGAAAATGGGTTGGGGTCGGATGCTGGGTCTCAAGAATACCTCGCAACAGAGGTTATTAATTTAGATATCGAAgag ttgGATAACACAGAATATGCTATACCAGCTGTGGAAGAATTACCCTCCTTAGAAAGTATATTGACAGAACCTGATTGTGCATCATTATCTGGAACAGATGATGACTTTGGTTTAACATCAGGTGAAAAGCTAGGGAGTAGTGAAACGACAAGTGTTGGGAGCCATTTATCCTTAAActctttaaataaatcaaacaaagCTTCACAACCAACGTCCTCTGGTGCTATTTTGAGACATGTTATATTAAAAGGAATATCGTCACAAATTATATCAGCTAGT GAGAAGGTTAACGCTGGGTTAGCAAGTGCGGTTGCTGCTGGAGGGAATATGTTAGTAGTTGGAACTAGTCATGGTCTGGTATTAGGTTTTGATTCTTCACAGACATTAAGATGGTGTGATCAGGAAGCAAGGCACCAAGGATCTGTATCTGCATTATGTTTCAATCATGATGGAAGCAGGATATTAGCTGGATTTGCTAGAGGACATATATTAATGATAGATAGTTCTAATGGAAAAGTATTAAGGACACTTACTGATGTACATCCTCTTGATACAGCTGTGTTACATGTTAAA TTTACAGATTCACCAAAGGTAGCATTATGTAGTGATAGTGGTGGATCCgtttttgaattaaattttacaaggGTTATGGGTGTAAGAGGCTGTGATAGCAGGTGTTTATTTAGTGGATCTAGAGGTGAAGTGTGTACATTAGAACCATTGTTATTGAATCATCTGCCGTCACATGCCCTGAAAAATTATACCTTAGTGGCAATGGCAACATTATCAAAG GTAATAGTAGTTTGCATAAGACCACGAATGCGTGTTGTGTTAACTCATCCTTTATCTGGTGCACCTATAGCACCACCACAACTATCTTGGCAGCTTGTTGTCATACAAGCAGCAGATGCTTCTCGTGTAATTGATCCTGTTCTGGCTCTTGCAAGAGATGACGTGGTTCATTTTTATCAA gtATGTACTGAAGCTGGTTCAAGAGTAAAATTATCTCCCTTAAGAAGAATGACTCTTCCATATACAATAAGTAACTTACGATGGTTAAATCCGAGATCATTAGCAGTATTGGATACTCAAGAAAGATTACATTTATTAGATGTAAGAGCACAGGATAACTTGGAAACTTTAGATATGAGTCGTGTTGGTATTTCATATGCATCTAGCCATTTCAAAGGTCTGTCCACTGGTGGAAATGTTTCAAAG GCAATGGCATTGGCTGGTGAAAGAGCATGTTATAATACTGTTGTAACATTTGGTACTCAACTTTTACTATTGGGTACCAAAAGTTTACATGTAGTCTGTATACGGACATGGACTGAACGATTGCGACATTTAACGATGCAG AGAAGATATCCAGAAGCATTAGCTTTAggactttctttttatcaagataaagGGAAAGCAGTTGTTGGTCTACGTGGTTCGAAACAACGTCGAAAACAAATAGCTCGTGATAAAGTATGTCAAGTTTTGATTCAATATATGGAAGAATTGAATCACTGTCTTGCAGACGAAAATGCAGAATTTGAAATAGTCACAACTTGTGTAGATTATTGTATACAACTAGAAAATACAGATTTATTATTTGGGAAATTATGGGATTTAGTTTCGGAGTCCGAAGGATTAAAAGCGAGTTATTTACATGCTCTCGAAAATCCTTTATTGGATGGGAGTTTACGACCGCGACTACCACCATTAATAGCTCAACAGCTAGTTACCCTTTACgatcaagaagaaaaagtagatTCGCTTCAAGCAATTATAGTGTTATTAGATGTTGATTGTTTAGATATCCATCaa gtAACAACACTTTGTCGGCAACGAGGTCTCTGGGAAGCTTTAATACATCTTCAAACGACGGCATTAGGTGACTTTACTGCTTCAATTCATCAATTAGTAccgatattacaaaatatgttaACGAATTCAAAGGATTCGTTAACTCGAGATAGTATACAACTTGGCAATGCACTTTTGGTCTATGCTAGTTGCTGTCTTGCCGGTCGTGGTTTTCCCAGAGATGAACTTCCCGAGGGTATGTCCCAAAGAGCAAAAACAGATGTATTAAGGGCATTGCTTTCACAGCATTCGAGTTTGGCTAATGATACAGAAAGACAATATCCGTATCTAAGAACTTTGCTACAGTTTGACGCAAAAGGATTCCTCGACGTGATAGCAATTGCCTTCCAGGAGCCGGAATTTACGTCTGAGATGGGTCTCAGACAACGGCAAAGACtcatagatatattattaaatatcgttatgcCTAGCACACCGTTAAGTCCAAGGAATCCTGATTATATTACTGatgaacaaagaaatttagttcttatatttatagctAATGAAGTTGCAGAAAATACTGTTAATTTAGAACCTagtatgttaaataaaatgatagaaatattatgtacTGATTCAAGTATGGGATCATCAAACGAGCTTAAGACTGATAAAGAAAGCGCAATACTGGGATTATTGCGTTCAAAAAAATTGCGTAATATATCGGATAATACTTTACTTAATTTAGCAGAAAGAGCCAATTt tATGCGTGTTGCGGAGTTGCTGTATAGCGCCAGAGAAAATTGGATAGCAGTTTGTAAATGTATGATACTGCATCCATCTAGACATCATGATATTTGGCTCTGGTTAAAACATCTTTCTTCAAATTCGTTGCAATTAGTCATAATGGCAAATGCCGTAGCTCTAGTGGGAATTAATGCAAATCAATTTGCTATGTTGATAGCAACACATTTGCAAAACAacgtttctgaaattttacaaatactaGAAAATACTCCAACCTTACAATATACTTTACTAGAAGCTTTATATCAAATAGTACAatacaaagaagaagatatcATGTTAGAGCTTACAACTgaaatgttagaaaaatatttggaattaaTGTGTAAATTACAACCAGACCAT gtTGTTGAACATATTCAAGGATTTCATGGTTGTAGACTAAATGAAGCATTGCAAATAGTTCAGAAAGCGAATCACAAAGATGCTGAAGCAGTAATGTTAGAAAAATTGGGAAATTATCAGGATGCGTTTGATATtcttttgaaagaatttcaaaataatttagaattg taTCGTCAGAACAAAGTATCAGAAAATGCATCAATTCACAGTGCAATACAACTAGCAGGAATATGCAGACGATCTGCAGGAAATTTAGATTGGATGCCACTTGTGGAAACTATACTTCAAACACATTCAAATAGTACTAACAAAGAAG TTGAAAAATTAAGCGGAAAGTTATTAAGAATTGCGCTAGAATTTCTTAGTGGAACAACAGCATTATCGACCGTATTGGaacaaatattgaaacatcCATTGGCGACAAGTGGAACAATAGGTGacataagaaaattattatctggAGTACTTACACATTCCCGATATGAACAAACTTTAGTTGAAACTACTGCACGTTTGGTCAGTTTGGAGCTTCACAAGGCACTGAAAAAGTCACTTAG ggATGCAGGGAGAGCTTGTGCAAGCGTATCGGTAATCTGCTCAATATGTAGACATTTGTTATCACAATGTACGGAATATATAATAGTTTTCAGTTGTGGGCATGGTTTTCATTCGGAATGTTTAGGAGAACCTAAATCTtgttataaatgtttaaagtCTAAGGGATGGGCACCTATTGTTACTAATATCACACATACTACTAAATCATTCCAT GAACATAAACAAATTCTACCACCAGAATTTATGCGTAATAAAGATCTTTCTTTAAGACTTGCACCACCTACTTCCTTACCGGATCTTGAGGGTATTTTTTAA
- the LOC122569812 gene encoding uncharacterized protein LOC122569812 isoform X1 codes for MPDSGAVYQPTTVGYTYDSGGDGAVGGGSLRSGFWRIISRHKLSSRKWFEWVLLSVALSFFIAGLTMMLVSFVSDDTSQENKIEIIRKVNENPTTSATSVEEHIEDAAKSSIALGASMMLVGLLLGFGWAWLRFFRRGKSPRGGMVGSSGQMLGGLNPSTDLLVGSTSQYGPVLTELPSQLKLKQTSSHDTPAIPLSDQEEETRTLMQDSTIPSVVSTGPNTIANQIPG; via the exons ATGCCAGATAGTGGTGCTGTTTATCAACCTACAACAGTAGGTTACACATATGATAGCGGAGGTGACGGTGCTGTAGGTGGTGGCAGTTTAAGAAGTGGTTTCTGGAGAATTATATCAAGACATAAACTCAGCTCTAGAAAATGGTTCGAATGGGTATTACTCTCGGTTGCTTTATCGTTTTTCATTGCTGGTTTAACGATGATGCTGGTCAGTTTTGTATCCGATGACACATCAcaagagaataaaatagaGATCATAAGAAAG GTAAACGAGAATCCAACTACATCTGCAACAAGTGTTGAAGAACATATTGAAGATGCTGCAAAAAGTTCCATAGCATTAGGTGCTAGCATGATGTTAGTAGGGCTTCTATTGGGTTTTGGTTGGGCCTGGCTGCGTTTCTTCCGTCGTGGTAAATCTCCAAGAGGTGGAATGGTTGGAAGTAGTGGTCAG ATGTTGGGCGGTTTGAATCCATCGACTGACTTGCTGGTGGGTTCCACTTCGCAGTACGGGCCGGTACTAACGGAGCTGCCGAGTCAACTGAAGCTGAAGCAGACAAGTTCGCATGATACTCCAGCAATACCACTTTCCGATcaggaagaagaaacgcgtACCTTAATGCAGGATTCTACAATTCCTTCGGTTGTCTCCACTGGTCCTAATACCATTGCTAATCAGATTCCCGGTTGA
- the LOC122569739 gene encoding ubiquitin carboxyl-terminal hydrolase 36, which produces MPAVSICDPVAATLRRTLETNQSKTSDDLTANLVTSASRILQSEIQYKEVDDYQTTILDQLKAKYIVLSLPNSENSDDKIKDGANYIKKNEKISKGLSLPEPTVTLYSPKKVSLGWKGTFPVGAGMYNVGNTCYLNSTLQALFHVPALVNWLLSDSHHTSKCEQNDGGGECLTCAVAKTLQSSHQKSGCAIKPFYIYNKLKLICRTMVPGQQEDAHEFLRYLLEGMEKAYLARHKASKLDSYSKETTPINQIFGGYIRTEVKCLQCRHVSTTFQHFQDLLVDIRKASTLDEALSSYFSREQLDNNDYKCEACKRRVPATKQFSLERPPKVLCVQLKRFSVLGGKISKHIGFKQTIDMGPYLWKEPGEPTQSLTYKLMSIVTHMGPSVNCGHYTAVAKVSTGQYYSFDDSCVRPLSLSNVFSTNAYIMIFEMEQQTQSQVQAQQTVKLNGTMTVNNTLSSSGSPMNKTITPKASTSGLHSLNGLINGTSISKDSTDNSETNLQISTNKNAGLQFNTQKSTNFIGPQLPQKLQDKSQPRLIMHIKNGKILNGNSLVPYDGSSEEEDVSSIGTLKNHTNSNTLAKTNTSASTTNGTQKCSLTKNGSPKVNLNVSKTNGSSVSQNQSNVTQCTKTQNGSSCSTITSTIKYQNGKSETNGKTENSNNNSKSKWHQSVRKTGQDDKVITKASSSSMKGWQVSKDTSFSATSTVTPNGWSVTDKEDIHKISQNNSTPSAAALRDFNGTNRSDTVSHLLKMSHRGYGSSSVANWNGNRTHLDREVDNDRREERKRHFNADDEEIDRGRVKKVKDHRTYEERSNSGYNPFQEYQNGKTWNRSLGGYYRRHYYNTSNNARPRHGRNYRPSHYRYHNHSRAHWQRE; this is translated from the exons ATGCCTGCTGTAAGCATTTGTGACCCAGTTGCGGCCACTCTTCGTCGTACATTGGAAACTAATCAGTCCAAAACATCAGATGACTTAACAGCAAATTTAGTTACCAGTGCATCAAGAATTCTTCAGTCAGAAATTCAATATAAAGAAGTTGATGATTATCAAACAACAATTCTAGATCAACTTAAAGCAAAATACATTGTATTAAGTTTACCGAATTCTGAAAACTCAgatgataaaataaaggatggtgcaaattatataaagaaaaatgaaaaaatatctaaaggaCTCAGCTTGCCAGAGCCAACAGTTACTTTATATTCTCCAAAGAAAGTTAGCCTAGGGTGGAAGGGTACATTTCCTGTTGGGGCTGGCATGTATAATGTTGGAAATACATGCTATTTAAATAGTACTCTTCAAGCTCTGTTTCATGTACCAGCGCTTGTAAATTGGTTATTGTCAGACTCTCATCATACATCAAAGTGTGAACAAAATG ATGGAGGTGGAGAATGCCTTACATGTGCAGTGGCTAAGACTTTACAATCTAGTCACCAAAAATCAGGATGTGCTATCAAGCCattctacatatataacaaattaaaac tTATTTGTCGAACCATGGTGCCAGGGCAACAAGAAGATGCTCATGAgtttttacgttatttattagaaGGCATGGAAAAAGCCTACTTAGCAAGACACAAAGCTAGTAAACTAGACAGCTATTCTAAAGAAACAACACCTATCAACCAAATTTTTGGTGGTTATATTCGTACTGAAGTAAAGTGTCTACAATGTCGACATGTTTCCACTACTTTTCAACACTTtcaa GACTTATTAGTTGATATACGTAAAGCAAGCACTTTGGATGAAGCATTAAGTAGCTATTTTAGCCGCGAGCAACTAGATAACAATGATTACAAATGTGAAGCTTGCAAAAGAAGAGTTCCTGCTACGAAACAATTTAGCTTAGAACGACCCCCTAAAGTGCTTTGTGTGCAATTAAAAAGATTCAGCGTTCTAGGAGGAAAAATATCTAAACATATAGGTTTCAAGCAAACTATAGATATGGGCCCTTATCTTTGGAAAGAACCAGGGGAACCTACGCAGTCACTTACATATAAGCTTATGTCAATAGTTACACATATGGGTCCATCAGTTAATTGCGGGCATTATACTGCAGTTGCAAAAGTCTCAACAGGCCAATATTATTCCTTTGATGATTCTTGT GTTCGTCCACTTAGTTTGAGTAATGTATTCAGTACAAATGCTTACATAATGATCTTTGAAATGGAACAACAAACGCAATCTCAGGTTCAAGCTCAACAAACTGTCAAATTAAATGGTACAATGACTGTGAACAACACATTATCTTCATCAGGAAGCCCTATGAATAAAACTATAACTCCCAAGGCATCAACATCTGGATTACACTCATTAAATGGATTAATCAATGGCACATCAATTAGTAAAGATAGCACAGATAATTCAGAAACGAATTTACAGATatcaacaaataaaaatgcgGGACTTCAATTTAATACCCAAAAAAGCACGAATTTTATCGGGCCACAGTTACcacaaaaattacaagataagTCTCAACCAAGATTAATTATGCATattaaaaatgggaaaatttTGAATGGAAATAGCTTAGTTCCTTATGATGGATCTAGTGAAGAAGAAGATGTTAGTTCTATTGgaacattaaaaaatcatacaaATTCAAATACGCTTGCAAAAACAAACACTTCTGCTAGTACTACTAATGGTACACAGAAATGTTCCCTGACAAAAAATGGTTCCCCTAAAGTAAATCTTAATGTATCAAAGACAAATGGTAGTAGTGTATCTCAGAATCAAAGTAATGTAACGCAATGTACAAAAACACAAAATGGTTCTAGCTGTAGTACCATTACAAGTACAATAAAGTATCAAAATGGTAAATCAGAAACAAATGGTAAGAcagaaaatagtaataataatagcaaaagTAAGTGGCATCAATCTGTTAGAAAAACAGGACAGGACGATAAAGTAATTACAAAAGCTTCAAGCAGTAGTATGAAAGGTTGGCAAGTTTCAAAGGATACATCTTTTTCTGCTACATCAACTGTAACACCAAACGGATGGTCCGTGACTGATAA GGAAGATATCCATAAAATTAGTCAAAATAATAGCACGCCGAGTGCTGCAGCTTTAAGAGATTTCAATGGAACAAATCGTTCCGATACGGTTTCCCATTTATTAAAGATGTCTCACCGTGGTTATGGCAGTTCTTCGG TTGCAAATTGGAATGGTAACAGAACACACTTAGATAGGGAAGTTGATAATGATAGAAGGGAAGAACGTAAGCGACATTTCAATGCAGATGATGAAGAAATAGATCGTGGCCGAGTCAAGAAAGTAAAAGATCATCGAACGTATGAAGAAAGAAGTAACTCGGGGTATAATCCTTTCCAGGAATATCAAAATGGCAAAACGTGGAACCGATCTCTTGGTGGTTATTACCGGAGACATTACTATAATACTTCCAATAATGCACGACCACGGCATGGCAGAAATTATAGGCCTTCGCATTACAGATATCATAATCATTCTCGTGCACATTGGCaacgagaataa
- the LOC122569125 gene encoding uncharacterized protein LOC122569125, translating to MYFHNASRNLADKLESLWKLAEAHQPTENEIKQFADQIAGLWTSINRQIYEKYSKIRMGSGTLHGVPLSIILNKIKKEIILFKVSLQRHESIYDQEHILKGYKLITKSEKFISSLQKCDSKLQQLLCISNIMPRLIKLQSAIDKYVTTIELLPTRSFPAYDLSAFSLVAKLLTGELLGYESIDPSYVLTENMPKKPVFIIKNVKRKSIHPYYPT from the exons ATGTACTTCCATAACGCATCACGTAATCTCGCGGATAAACTTGAATCTTTATGGAAATTAGCTGAAGCGCATCAACCAacggaaaatgaaataaaacaatttgctGATCAAATTGCAGGTTTATGGACTTCTATAAATCGTCag atttatgaaaaatattctaaaatacgAATGGGTAGTGGAACATTGCACGGAGTACCATTAtcaataattcttaataaaataaaaaaagaaattattctattcAAAGTATCATTACAACGTCATGAATCTATTTATGATCAAGAACATATATTAAAAGGATACAAGTTAATTACcaaaagtgaaaaatttataagcaGCTTACAAAAATGTGATAGCAAG tTGCAACAACTCTTATGCATATCAAATATTATGCCACGtcttataaaattacaatctGCGATTGATAAATATGTTACCACTATTGAATTACTACCTACAAGGAGTTTTCCTGCATATGACTTAAGTGCCTTTTCAttagttgcaaaattattgACTGGGGAATTACTTGGTTATGAATCAATTGATCCTAGTTATGTTCTAACGGAAAATATGCCTAAAAAGCCtgtttttattatcaaaaacgTTAAACGCAAATCGATTCATCCATATTATccaacataa
- the LOC122569812 gene encoding uncharacterized protein LOC122569812 isoform X2, giving the protein MPDSGAVYQPTTVGYTYDSGGDGAVGGGSLRSGFWRIISRHKLSSRKWFEWVLLSVALSFFIAGLTMMLVSFVSDDTSQENKIEIIRKVNENPTTSATSVEEHIEDAAKSSIALGASMMLVGLLLGFGWAWLRFFRRGKSPRGGMVGSSGQYGPVLTELPSQLKLKQTSSHDTPAIPLSDQEEETRTLMQDSTIPSVVSTGPNTIANQIPG; this is encoded by the exons ATGCCAGATAGTGGTGCTGTTTATCAACCTACAACAGTAGGTTACACATATGATAGCGGAGGTGACGGTGCTGTAGGTGGTGGCAGTTTAAGAAGTGGTTTCTGGAGAATTATATCAAGACATAAACTCAGCTCTAGAAAATGGTTCGAATGGGTATTACTCTCGGTTGCTTTATCGTTTTTCATTGCTGGTTTAACGATGATGCTGGTCAGTTTTGTATCCGATGACACATCAcaagagaataaaatagaGATCATAAGAAAG GTAAACGAGAATCCAACTACATCTGCAACAAGTGTTGAAGAACATATTGAAGATGCTGCAAAAAGTTCCATAGCATTAGGTGCTAGCATGATGTTAGTAGGGCTTCTATTGGGTTTTGGTTGGGCCTGGCTGCGTTTCTTCCGTCGTGGTAAATCTCCAAGAGGTGGAATGGTTGGAAGTAGTGGTCAG TACGGGCCGGTACTAACGGAGCTGCCGAGTCAACTGAAGCTGAAGCAGACAAGTTCGCATGATACTCCAGCAATACCACTTTCCGATcaggaagaagaaacgcgtACCTTAATGCAGGATTCTACAATTCCTTCGGTTGTCTCCACTGGTCCTAATACCATTGCTAATCAGATTCCCGGTTGA